ATTTCCCGGAGCCGCCGCAGCGTGGCCATGGTCTGGTCAATGTCCTGCACGAGGGAGCTTTCCGTGATCTCCAGCTCCAACAGGCGGCTGTCGAAGCCAGTGCGCTGCAGCACGCGCTCCACCATGCCTACCAGATCCTTCTGGCGAAACTGGCGCGGGGATAGGTTCACGGACACGTACTGTTCCGGAAAACCCGCATCCTGAAAAGCCCTGACTCGGCGACAGGCCTGTTCCAGGATCTGCTCACCCAGCGGCAGGATGAGGCCGGTCTCCTCGGCCAGGGGAATGAACTCGCCGGGAGAGATGACCGTGCCGTCGGGCTTGATCCAGCGCGCCAGAGCCTCGGAGCCCACCACCGAGCCGTTTCGCAGGCCCACGCGCGGCTGGAACCAGGGCTGGATATCGCCGCGCTCCAGGGCCTTGCGCAGCTCGCCTTCCATGGTCATGCGCCGCACGGCGCGCTCGTTGAGGGCCGAAGTATAGAGCTGGAAAGTGTTGCGGCCCTTCTCCTTGGCCCGGTACATGGCCATGTCCGCGTTCTTGATGAGCGTCTCGGCGTCATCGCCGTCGTCGGGATACAGGGCGATGCCCACGGAAGGCGTGACCGTCAGCGCGTGACCCTTGATGTGGAATGGGACGCGAAAAGCCTCCAGCAGGCGCATGGCCGTGGCGATGGCCAGGTTCTCGCTCTCCAGGGCCTCGACAAGGATCACGAACTCGTCGCCGCCCAGGCGAGCCACCGTGTCATCGTCGCGCATGACCTCCTTGAGCCGCGCGGCCACGGCCTGCAGCAGCAGGTCGCCCAGCGGATGGCCCAGGCTGTCGTTGATGTGCTTGAAATTGTCCACGTCCATGAACAGAAGGGCCACTTTCTGCCCCGAGCGGGCCATGTGCGTCAGGGACGTGGCGAGGCGATCCTTGAGCAGCAGGCGGTTGGGCAGGCCCGTGAGCACATCGTGATGAGCCTGGTGCCTGACCTTCTCCTGGCTGGCCTTGATCTCGGTGATGTCGTGGAACACGGCCACATAGCGCTGGAGCTTGCCCTGGCCGTCGCGCACCGAGCTGATGGACAGCCATTCGGGATAGACCTCGCCGTTCTTGCGCCGGTTCCAGATCTCGCCTTCCCACTGCCCGTGGTTGATCAGCGCCTGCCACATGGCCTTGTAGAAGGCATGGTCGTGCAGATGCGACTTGAGGATGCTCGGAGTCTGGCCCAAGGCCTCCTCGGCAGTGTAGCCCGTTATCTTGCTGAAGGCGGGGTTCACGAAGAGGATGCGCGCGTGAGAGTCGGTGACGGTGATGCCCTCGATGGCGTTCCGATAGACCTCGTCGGCCACCAGCCGCTCGTGTTCAGCCGCGCGCATACACGTTTCGTCATCAGCGCGGCGGCGGAGGACTCCGACCACATTGCCGTTCTCGCGCAGCAGGACGAGCGTGAAGGCCACGCACAAGCCATCGCGGGACACGAGGTGGACCGTGTCACGCGCTTGGCCGTCGGCCGCCAACCTGCCGAGCAGGCCTTGCAGGATGCCCGCGTCCCCTTCGGGCACGAGCTGGTCAAGATTCACACCCTCGGCGTGTGGCCCTTCCCGCCCCAGGAAGCGGCTCAAGAACGCGCCGTCCTCGATTGGCCCAAGATTTCCGTCCGCATCCAAGCTACACGTGAAATGG
The sequence above is a segment of the Desulfocurvibacter africanus subsp. africanus DSM 2603 genome. Coding sequences within it:
- a CDS encoding putative bifunctional diguanylate cyclase/phosphodiesterase; protein product: MDETIQEHIHLREALIALADAHFTCSLDADGNLGPIEDGAFLSRFLGREGPHAEGVNLDQLVPEGDAGILQGLLGRLAADGQARDTVHLVSRDGLCVAFTLVLLRENGNVVGVLRRRADDETCMRAAEHERLVADEVYRNAIEGITVTDSHARILFVNPAFSKITGYTAEEALGQTPSILKSHLHDHAFYKAMWQALINHGQWEGEIWNRRKNGEVYPEWLSISSVRDGQGKLQRYVAVFHDITEIKASQEKVRHQAHHDVLTGLPNRLLLKDRLATSLTHMARSGQKVALLFMDVDNFKHINDSLGHPLGDLLLQAVAARLKEVMRDDDTVARLGGDEFVILVEALESENLAIATAMRLLEAFRVPFHIKGHALTVTPSVGIALYPDDGDDAETLIKNADMAMYRAKEKGRNTFQLYTSALNERAVRRMTMEGELRKALERGDIQPWFQPRVGLRNGSVVGSEALARWIKPDGTVISPGEFIPLAEETGLILPLGEQILEQACRRVRAFQDAGFPEQYVSVNLSPRQFRQKDLVGMVERVLQRTGFDSRLLELEITESSLVQDIDQTMATLRRLREMGLAVAIDDFGTGYSSLAYLKHFPLGALKIDQSFIRGIPTDPSDIAITTTIISMAQSLNLKVIAEGVETLQQLNFILGLRCDEYQGYYFSKPLPPEAYLELLRQRKL